A genome region from Melospiza melodia melodia isolate bMelMel2 chromosome 26, bMelMel2.pri, whole genome shotgun sequence includes the following:
- the PLEKHM2 gene encoding pleckstrin homology domain-containing family M member 2 isoform X2 encodes MEPAEVKDRILENISLSVKKLQSYFAACEDETPAIRNHDKVLQRLCEHLDHALLYGLQDLSSGYWVLVVHFTRREAIKQIEVLQHVATNLGRSRAWLYLALNENSLESYLRLFQENLSLLHKYYVKNALVCSHDHLTLFLTLVSGLEFIRFDLDLDAPYLDLAPYMPDYYKPQHLLDFEERLPSSVHGSDSLSLNSFNSVTSTNLEWDDSAIAPSSEDGDLTDTLSCPRSEPSGGRAAARSPTQQRHNPFNQDRAEAASSADTTPVHRAEATPEGTDQSESCTELEVIRLAKKKKTGKKKKVKPEEAANSAAPAAPEASGDSGVNGLSDREEPPRDGEGDREEAPRDTDRDRDRDREEPPRDGGCPGEGGERAALGPLALRIPEMKDTSMESVGQPLSKVMDRLNGQLDLGGWNAALEPPGQPFRTGTPGETPDGSSSGDFSEGISAPMDFYRFTVESPNAAAPGGGHHDPPGPGQPPHVSGSPEAPEEEESGEGEAVGAVEESGRASDEPQTSQTESTNAQALCEPKKEQPSPSPSSAEDSGVEEGQGSPSELTHPSEFRVDNNHLLLLMIHVFRENEEQLFRMIRMSTGHMEGNLQLIYVLLTDCYVYLIRKGAAEKPYMVEEAVSYNELDYISVGLDQQTVTLVCTNRRKQFLLDTADVALTEFFLVSLKSAMIKGCREPPYPSILTDATMEKLALAKFVAQESKCEACSVVVRFYGLVHWEDPMDEALGPSSSSCSSAEHAVTKDGMLHYKAGTSYLGKEQWKPCFVVLSNGILYQYPDRTDVTPLLSINMGGEQCGGCRRSNTTDRPHSFQVILTDRPSLELSADNEEDMADWMQYFCQAVSKGVIPQGVAPTPCVPCCLVLTDEKVFTCHEDCQTSFFRSLGTAELTHVTAVSTEAGKEYCILEFAQDSKEFLPPWVLYFSCTTELERFLSALNVAWRNIYQVDLQHKAILDAAVKKKCEDAQSLIDSAWQRSDSLCRGRAERDPWC; translated from the exons CTGCAGAGCTACTTTGCTGCCTGTGAAGATGAGACACCAGCCATCAGAAACCACGACAAGGTCCTGCAGCGCCTCTGTGAGCACCTGGACCACGCTCTGCTCTACGG ACTGCAAGATCTCTCCTCGGGGTACTGGGTGCTGGTGGTTCACTTCACGCGCCGGGAAGCCATCAAACAGATCGAGGTGCTGCAGCACGTGGCCACCAACCTGGGCCGCA GCCGGGCCTGGCTCTACCTTGCCCTCAATGAAAATTCCTTGGAGAGCTACTTGAGGCTGTTCCAGGAGAACCTCAGCCTGCTGCACAAGTACTATGTCAA GAACGCCCTGGTCTGCAGTCACGACCATCTGACCTTGTTCTTAACACTGGTGTCTGGACTGGAGTTCATCCGCTTTGACTTGGACCTG gaTGCTCCATACCTGGACCTGGCCCCCTACATGCCGGATTACTACAAACCTCAGCACCTGCTGGACTTTGAGGAGCGCCTGCCCAGCTCCGTGCACGGCTCCGACAGCCTCTCCCTCAACTCCTTCAACTCTGTCACCTCCACCAACCTGGAATGGGACGACAGCGCCATTGCTCCATCCAGCGAGG ACGGGGACCTGACGGACACGCTGAGCTGCCCGCGCTCGGAGCCCAGCGGCGGCAGGGCCGCGGCGAGGAGCCCCACACAGCAGCGCCACAACCCCTTCAACCAGGACAGGGCTGAGGCAGCGTCCTCTGCTGACACCACACCTGTGCACAGGGCAGAGGCCACCCCCGAGGGAACAGACCAGTCTGAGAGCTGCACCGAGCTGGAGGTCATCAG GttagccaagaagaagaagacgggcaagaagaagaaggtgaagccTGAGGAGGCAGCGAACAGCGCGGCGCCCGCAGCCCCCGAGGCCAGCGGGGACAGCGGCGTCAACGGGCTCAGCGACAGGGAGGAGCCACCGAGGGACGGCGAGGGGGACCGggaggaggcgccgagggacacggacagggacagggacagggacagggaggagcCACCGAGGGACGGGGGCTGCCCGGGGGAGGGCGGGGAGCGCGCTGCCCTCGGCCCGCTGGCCCTGCGCATCCCCGAGATGAAGGACACGTCCATGGAGAgcgtggggcagcccctgagcaaGGTCATGGACAGGCTCAACGGGCAGCTGGACCTCGGCGGCTGGAACGCCGCCCTGGAGCCCCCCGGGCAGCCCTTTCGGACCGGCACGCCAGGGGAGACCCCGGATGGATCGTCCTCTGGCGACTTTAGCGAGGGGATTTCAGCCCCCATGGACTTCTACCGATTTACCGTCGAgagtccaaacgctgctgcaccaggtggtggccaccatgacccTCCAGGGCCTGGCCAACCGCCACATGTTTCTGGTAGCCCTGAGGCTCCTGAAGAAGAAGAAAGCGGAGAGGGAGAAGCAGTTGGGGCAGTAGAGGAGTCTGGAAGGGCGAGCGATGAACCTCAGACTAGCCAGACAGAAAGCACCAACGCACAGGCTCTCTGTGAGCCCAagaaggagcagcccagcccttccccgaGCAGCGCTGAGGACTCTGGGGtggaggaagggcagggcagcccctcgGAGCTGACCCATCCCTCCGAGTTCAG GGTTGATAACAACCATCTCCTCCTGCTGATGATCCACGTCTTTCGGGAGAACGAGGAGCAGCTGTTCAGG ATGATCCGAATGAGCACGGGGCACATGGAAGGGAACCTGCAGCTGATCTACGTCCTGCTGACAGACTGCTACGTGTACCTGATCCGCAAAG GGGCAGCGGAGAAGCCGTACATGGTGGAGGAGGCCGTGTCCTACAACGAGCTGGATTACATCTCg GTTGGGCTGGATCAGCAGACAGTGACCCTGGTGTGCACCAACCGGAGGAAGCAGTTCCTGCTGGACACTGCCGACGTGGCTCTCACCGA GTTCTTCCTGGTCTCCTTGAAGTCAGCCATGATCAAAGGGTGCCGGGAGCCCCCTTATCCCAGTATCCTCACGGATGCCACCATGGAGAAACTGGCACTTGCCAAGTTTGTGGCACAGGAGTCCAAGTGTGAG GCCTGCAGCGTGGTTGTGCGTTTCTACGGCCTCGTTCACTGGGAGGACCCCATGGATGAGGCACTGGggccctccagcagcagctgctcctctgcagaGCACGCTGTCACCAAGGATGGCATGCTGCACTACAAGGCAGGCACCTCCTACCTGGGCAAGGAGCAGTGGAAGCCCTGCTTCGTGGTGCTCAg CAATGGGATCTTGTACCAGTACCCCGATCGCACGGACGTCACCCCTCTGCTCTCCATCAACATGGG CGGCGAGCAGTGCGGGGGATGCCGGCGTTCCAACACCACCGACCGGCCCCACTCCTTCCAGGTGATCCTGACGGACCGGCCCTCCCTGGAGCTGAGCGCCGACAACGAGGAGGACATGGCAGACTGGATGCAGTACTTCTGCCAGGCCGTCTCCAAAGGG GTGATCCCTCAGGGTGTTGCGCCGACGCCGTGCGTtccctgctgcctggtgctgACAGATGAGAAGGTTTTCACGTGCCACGAGGACTGCCAGACCAGCTTCTTCCGCTCGCTGGGCACCGCGGAGCTCACCCATGTCACCGCTGTCTCCACGGAGGCTGGCAAGGAGTACTGCATCCTG GAGTTTGCTCAGGACAGCAAGGAGTTCCTGCCCCCCTGGGTCCTTTATTTTAGTTGCACTACAGAACTGGAGAGGTTCCTGTCAGCACTGAACGTCGCGTGGAGGAACATCTACCAG GTCGATCTCCAGCACAAGGCCATTCTGGATGCTGCTGTGAAGAAGAAGTGTGAGGATGCCCAGAGCCTCATCGACAGCGCCTGGCAGCGCAGCGACAGCCTCTgccggggccgggccgagcgGGACCCCTGGTGTTAA
- the PLEKHM2 gene encoding pleckstrin homology domain-containing family M member 2 isoform X4: MEPAEVKDRILENISLSVKKLQSYFAACEDETPAIRNHDKVLQRLCEHLDHALLYGLQDLSSGYWVLVVHFTRREAIKQIEVLQHVATNLGRSRAWLYLALNENSLESYLRLFQENLSLLHKYYVKNALVCSHDHLTLFLTLVSGLEFIRFDLDLDAPYLDLAPYMPDYYKPQHLLDFEERLPSSVHGSDSLSLNSFNSVTSTNLEWDDSAIAPSSEDYDFGDVFPAMQTMPSRDWEDGDLTDTLSCPRSEPSGGRAAARSPTQQRHNPFNQDRAEAASSADTTPVHRAEATPEGTDQSESCTELEVIRLAKKKKTGKKKKVKPEEAANSAAPAAPEASGDSGVNGLSDREEPPRDGEGDREEAPRDTDRDRDRDREEPPRDGGCPGEGGERAALGPLALRIPEMKDTSMESVGQPLSKVMDRLNGQLDLGGWNAALEPPGQPFRTGTPGETPDGSSSGDFSEGISAPMDFYRFTVESPNAAAPGGGHHDPPGPGQPPHVSGSPEAPEEEESGEGEAVGAVEESGRASDEPQTSQTESTNAQALCEPKKEQPSPSPSSAEDSGVEEGQGSPSELTHPSEFRVDNNHLLLLMIHVFRENEEQLFRMIRMSTGHMEGNLQLIYVLLTDCYVYLIRKGAAEKPYMVEEAVSYNELDYISVGLDQQTVTLVCTNRRKQFLLDTADVALTEFFLVSLKSAMIKGCREPPYPSILTDATMEKLALAKFVAQESKCEACSVVVRFYGLVHWEDPMDEALGPSSSSCSSAEHAVTKDGMLHYKAGTSYLGKEQWKPCFVVLSNGILYQYPDRTDVTPLLSINMG; encoded by the exons CTGCAGAGCTACTTTGCTGCCTGTGAAGATGAGACACCAGCCATCAGAAACCACGACAAGGTCCTGCAGCGCCTCTGTGAGCACCTGGACCACGCTCTGCTCTACGG ACTGCAAGATCTCTCCTCGGGGTACTGGGTGCTGGTGGTTCACTTCACGCGCCGGGAAGCCATCAAACAGATCGAGGTGCTGCAGCACGTGGCCACCAACCTGGGCCGCA GCCGGGCCTGGCTCTACCTTGCCCTCAATGAAAATTCCTTGGAGAGCTACTTGAGGCTGTTCCAGGAGAACCTCAGCCTGCTGCACAAGTACTATGTCAA GAACGCCCTGGTCTGCAGTCACGACCATCTGACCTTGTTCTTAACACTGGTGTCTGGACTGGAGTTCATCCGCTTTGACTTGGACCTG gaTGCTCCATACCTGGACCTGGCCCCCTACATGCCGGATTACTACAAACCTCAGCACCTGCTGGACTTTGAGGAGCGCCTGCCCAGCTCCGTGCACGGCTCCGACAGCCTCTCCCTCAACTCCTTCAACTCTGTCACCTCCACCAACCTGGAATGGGACGACAGCGCCATTGCTCCATCCAGCGAGG ATTATGATTTTGGAGATGTCTTTCCAGCAATGCAGACCATGCCCAGCAGAGACTGGGAAG ACGGGGACCTGACGGACACGCTGAGCTGCCCGCGCTCGGAGCCCAGCGGCGGCAGGGCCGCGGCGAGGAGCCCCACACAGCAGCGCCACAACCCCTTCAACCAGGACAGGGCTGAGGCAGCGTCCTCTGCTGACACCACACCTGTGCACAGGGCAGAGGCCACCCCCGAGGGAACAGACCAGTCTGAGAGCTGCACCGAGCTGGAGGTCATCAG GttagccaagaagaagaagacgggcaagaagaagaaggtgaagccTGAGGAGGCAGCGAACAGCGCGGCGCCCGCAGCCCCCGAGGCCAGCGGGGACAGCGGCGTCAACGGGCTCAGCGACAGGGAGGAGCCACCGAGGGACGGCGAGGGGGACCGggaggaggcgccgagggacacggacagggacagggacagggacagggaggagcCACCGAGGGACGGGGGCTGCCCGGGGGAGGGCGGGGAGCGCGCTGCCCTCGGCCCGCTGGCCCTGCGCATCCCCGAGATGAAGGACACGTCCATGGAGAgcgtggggcagcccctgagcaaGGTCATGGACAGGCTCAACGGGCAGCTGGACCTCGGCGGCTGGAACGCCGCCCTGGAGCCCCCCGGGCAGCCCTTTCGGACCGGCACGCCAGGGGAGACCCCGGATGGATCGTCCTCTGGCGACTTTAGCGAGGGGATTTCAGCCCCCATGGACTTCTACCGATTTACCGTCGAgagtccaaacgctgctgcaccaggtggtggccaccatgacccTCCAGGGCCTGGCCAACCGCCACATGTTTCTGGTAGCCCTGAGGCTCCTGAAGAAGAAGAAAGCGGAGAGGGAGAAGCAGTTGGGGCAGTAGAGGAGTCTGGAAGGGCGAGCGATGAACCTCAGACTAGCCAGACAGAAAGCACCAACGCACAGGCTCTCTGTGAGCCCAagaaggagcagcccagcccttccccgaGCAGCGCTGAGGACTCTGGGGtggaggaagggcagggcagcccctcgGAGCTGACCCATCCCTCCGAGTTCAG GGTTGATAACAACCATCTCCTCCTGCTGATGATCCACGTCTTTCGGGAGAACGAGGAGCAGCTGTTCAGG ATGATCCGAATGAGCACGGGGCACATGGAAGGGAACCTGCAGCTGATCTACGTCCTGCTGACAGACTGCTACGTGTACCTGATCCGCAAAG GGGCAGCGGAGAAGCCGTACATGGTGGAGGAGGCCGTGTCCTACAACGAGCTGGATTACATCTCg GTTGGGCTGGATCAGCAGACAGTGACCCTGGTGTGCACCAACCGGAGGAAGCAGTTCCTGCTGGACACTGCCGACGTGGCTCTCACCGA GTTCTTCCTGGTCTCCTTGAAGTCAGCCATGATCAAAGGGTGCCGGGAGCCCCCTTATCCCAGTATCCTCACGGATGCCACCATGGAGAAACTGGCACTTGCCAAGTTTGTGGCACAGGAGTCCAAGTGTGAG GCCTGCAGCGTGGTTGTGCGTTTCTACGGCCTCGTTCACTGGGAGGACCCCATGGATGAGGCACTGGggccctccagcagcagctgctcctctgcagaGCACGCTGTCACCAAGGATGGCATGCTGCACTACAAGGCAGGCACCTCCTACCTGGGCAAGGAGCAGTGGAAGCCCTGCTTCGTGGTGCTCAg CAATGGGATCTTGTACCAGTACCCCGATCGCACGGACGTCACCCCTCTGCTCTCCATCAACATGGG GTGA
- the PLEKHM2 gene encoding pleckstrin homology domain-containing family M member 2 isoform X1, which translates to MEPAEVKDRILENISLSVKKLQSYFAACEDETPAIRNHDKVLQRLCEHLDHALLYGLQDLSSGYWVLVVHFTRREAIKQIEVLQHVATNLGRSRAWLYLALNENSLESYLRLFQENLSLLHKYYVKNALVCSHDHLTLFLTLVSGLEFIRFDLDLDAPYLDLAPYMPDYYKPQHLLDFEERLPSSVHGSDSLSLNSFNSVTSTNLEWDDSAIAPSSEDYDFGDVFPAMQTMPSRDWEDGDLTDTLSCPRSEPSGGRAAARSPTQQRHNPFNQDRAEAASSADTTPVHRAEATPEGTDQSESCTELEVIRLAKKKKTGKKKKVKPEEAANSAAPAAPEASGDSGVNGLSDREEPPRDGEGDREEAPRDTDRDRDRDREEPPRDGGCPGEGGERAALGPLALRIPEMKDTSMESVGQPLSKVMDRLNGQLDLGGWNAALEPPGQPFRTGTPGETPDGSSSGDFSEGISAPMDFYRFTVESPNAAAPGGGHHDPPGPGQPPHVSGSPEAPEEEESGEGEAVGAVEESGRASDEPQTSQTESTNAQALCEPKKEQPSPSPSSAEDSGVEEGQGSPSELTHPSEFRVDNNHLLLLMIHVFRENEEQLFRMIRMSTGHMEGNLQLIYVLLTDCYVYLIRKGAAEKPYMVEEAVSYNELDYISVGLDQQTVTLVCTNRRKQFLLDTADVALTEFFLVSLKSAMIKGCREPPYPSILTDATMEKLALAKFVAQESKCEACSVVVRFYGLVHWEDPMDEALGPSSSSCSSAEHAVTKDGMLHYKAGTSYLGKEQWKPCFVVLSNGILYQYPDRTDVTPLLSINMGGEQCGGCRRSNTTDRPHSFQVILTDRPSLELSADNEEDMADWMQYFCQAVSKGVIPQGVAPTPCVPCCLVLTDEKVFTCHEDCQTSFFRSLGTAELTHVTAVSTEAGKEYCILEFAQDSKEFLPPWVLYFSCTTELERFLSALNVAWRNIYQVDLQHKAILDAAVKKKCEDAQSLIDSAWQRSDSLCRGRAERDPWC; encoded by the exons CTGCAGAGCTACTTTGCTGCCTGTGAAGATGAGACACCAGCCATCAGAAACCACGACAAGGTCCTGCAGCGCCTCTGTGAGCACCTGGACCACGCTCTGCTCTACGG ACTGCAAGATCTCTCCTCGGGGTACTGGGTGCTGGTGGTTCACTTCACGCGCCGGGAAGCCATCAAACAGATCGAGGTGCTGCAGCACGTGGCCACCAACCTGGGCCGCA GCCGGGCCTGGCTCTACCTTGCCCTCAATGAAAATTCCTTGGAGAGCTACTTGAGGCTGTTCCAGGAGAACCTCAGCCTGCTGCACAAGTACTATGTCAA GAACGCCCTGGTCTGCAGTCACGACCATCTGACCTTGTTCTTAACACTGGTGTCTGGACTGGAGTTCATCCGCTTTGACTTGGACCTG gaTGCTCCATACCTGGACCTGGCCCCCTACATGCCGGATTACTACAAACCTCAGCACCTGCTGGACTTTGAGGAGCGCCTGCCCAGCTCCGTGCACGGCTCCGACAGCCTCTCCCTCAACTCCTTCAACTCTGTCACCTCCACCAACCTGGAATGGGACGACAGCGCCATTGCTCCATCCAGCGAGG ATTATGATTTTGGAGATGTCTTTCCAGCAATGCAGACCATGCCCAGCAGAGACTGGGAAG ACGGGGACCTGACGGACACGCTGAGCTGCCCGCGCTCGGAGCCCAGCGGCGGCAGGGCCGCGGCGAGGAGCCCCACACAGCAGCGCCACAACCCCTTCAACCAGGACAGGGCTGAGGCAGCGTCCTCTGCTGACACCACACCTGTGCACAGGGCAGAGGCCACCCCCGAGGGAACAGACCAGTCTGAGAGCTGCACCGAGCTGGAGGTCATCAG GttagccaagaagaagaagacgggcaagaagaagaaggtgaagccTGAGGAGGCAGCGAACAGCGCGGCGCCCGCAGCCCCCGAGGCCAGCGGGGACAGCGGCGTCAACGGGCTCAGCGACAGGGAGGAGCCACCGAGGGACGGCGAGGGGGACCGggaggaggcgccgagggacacggacagggacagggacagggacagggaggagcCACCGAGGGACGGGGGCTGCCCGGGGGAGGGCGGGGAGCGCGCTGCCCTCGGCCCGCTGGCCCTGCGCATCCCCGAGATGAAGGACACGTCCATGGAGAgcgtggggcagcccctgagcaaGGTCATGGACAGGCTCAACGGGCAGCTGGACCTCGGCGGCTGGAACGCCGCCCTGGAGCCCCCCGGGCAGCCCTTTCGGACCGGCACGCCAGGGGAGACCCCGGATGGATCGTCCTCTGGCGACTTTAGCGAGGGGATTTCAGCCCCCATGGACTTCTACCGATTTACCGTCGAgagtccaaacgctgctgcaccaggtggtggccaccatgacccTCCAGGGCCTGGCCAACCGCCACATGTTTCTGGTAGCCCTGAGGCTCCTGAAGAAGAAGAAAGCGGAGAGGGAGAAGCAGTTGGGGCAGTAGAGGAGTCTGGAAGGGCGAGCGATGAACCTCAGACTAGCCAGACAGAAAGCACCAACGCACAGGCTCTCTGTGAGCCCAagaaggagcagcccagcccttccccgaGCAGCGCTGAGGACTCTGGGGtggaggaagggcagggcagcccctcgGAGCTGACCCATCCCTCCGAGTTCAG GGTTGATAACAACCATCTCCTCCTGCTGATGATCCACGTCTTTCGGGAGAACGAGGAGCAGCTGTTCAGG ATGATCCGAATGAGCACGGGGCACATGGAAGGGAACCTGCAGCTGATCTACGTCCTGCTGACAGACTGCTACGTGTACCTGATCCGCAAAG GGGCAGCGGAGAAGCCGTACATGGTGGAGGAGGCCGTGTCCTACAACGAGCTGGATTACATCTCg GTTGGGCTGGATCAGCAGACAGTGACCCTGGTGTGCACCAACCGGAGGAAGCAGTTCCTGCTGGACACTGCCGACGTGGCTCTCACCGA GTTCTTCCTGGTCTCCTTGAAGTCAGCCATGATCAAAGGGTGCCGGGAGCCCCCTTATCCCAGTATCCTCACGGATGCCACCATGGAGAAACTGGCACTTGCCAAGTTTGTGGCACAGGAGTCCAAGTGTGAG GCCTGCAGCGTGGTTGTGCGTTTCTACGGCCTCGTTCACTGGGAGGACCCCATGGATGAGGCACTGGggccctccagcagcagctgctcctctgcagaGCACGCTGTCACCAAGGATGGCATGCTGCACTACAAGGCAGGCACCTCCTACCTGGGCAAGGAGCAGTGGAAGCCCTGCTTCGTGGTGCTCAg CAATGGGATCTTGTACCAGTACCCCGATCGCACGGACGTCACCCCTCTGCTCTCCATCAACATGGG CGGCGAGCAGTGCGGGGGATGCCGGCGTTCCAACACCACCGACCGGCCCCACTCCTTCCAGGTGATCCTGACGGACCGGCCCTCCCTGGAGCTGAGCGCCGACAACGAGGAGGACATGGCAGACTGGATGCAGTACTTCTGCCAGGCCGTCTCCAAAGGG GTGATCCCTCAGGGTGTTGCGCCGACGCCGTGCGTtccctgctgcctggtgctgACAGATGAGAAGGTTTTCACGTGCCACGAGGACTGCCAGACCAGCTTCTTCCGCTCGCTGGGCACCGCGGAGCTCACCCATGTCACCGCTGTCTCCACGGAGGCTGGCAAGGAGTACTGCATCCTG GAGTTTGCTCAGGACAGCAAGGAGTTCCTGCCCCCCTGGGTCCTTTATTTTAGTTGCACTACAGAACTGGAGAGGTTCCTGTCAGCACTGAACGTCGCGTGGAGGAACATCTACCAG GTCGATCTCCAGCACAAGGCCATTCTGGATGCTGCTGTGAAGAAGAAGTGTGAGGATGCCCAGAGCCTCATCGACAGCGCCTGGCAGCGCAGCGACAGCCTCTgccggggccgggccgagcgGGACCCCTGGTGTTAA